In a single window of the Dinghuibacter silviterrae genome:
- a CDS encoding RNA polymerase sigma factor — protein MASHNENELLRLIAAGDEAAFERLFHAYVPRLHPVIEKVVGSDIAAKDIIQEVFLSLWLDRHKLADIEEPRNWIFRIAYNRAYRYLKRQLVARKANEVLHRRLEDTAPNDTEESLAFAETVKAIRQAVQALPEQARNIYILSREKGIKTSDIAAALNITPQSVKNSLYRSGQFMRGYLAKKGIVVPLVLLTHHFFYFP, from the coding sequence GTGGCATCACATAATGAGAATGAACTGTTAAGGCTGATTGCAGCGGGTGATGAAGCCGCCTTTGAGCGGCTGTTCCATGCTTACGTGCCCCGTTTGCACCCGGTGATCGAAAAGGTGGTCGGGTCCGACATTGCGGCAAAAGACATCATTCAGGAAGTATTTCTGAGCCTTTGGCTTGACCGGCACAAGCTGGCGGACATCGAAGAACCCCGGAACTGGATCTTCCGGATCGCCTATAACCGCGCCTACCGGTACCTCAAGCGCCAGTTGGTGGCCCGGAAAGCAAACGAGGTCCTTCACCGGCGGCTGGAGGACACTGCGCCCAATGATACGGAAGAAAGCCTGGCATTTGCAGAAACGGTAAAGGCGATCCGGCAGGCCGTGCAGGCGCTGCCGGAGCAGGCGCGCAACATCTATATTTTAAGCCGGGAAAAAGGAATCAAAACTTCGGACATCGCGGCCGCTTTGAATATCACCCCGCAAAGCGTCAAAAACTCTCTGTACAGGTCGGGCCAGTTTATGAGGGGTTACCTCGCCAAAAAGGGCATCGTTGTCCCGTTGGTGCTGCTCACACATCATTTTTTTTATTTCCCGTGA
- a CDS encoding FecR family protein, which produces MATTDRLTFLLEKIRASQASAEDVEELIGLIDADDTGVIVRSVNAFHDVEGMAPMPYDMAYWRSALQEVLETGKRLEVEETPVRRMSYRRWVAVAASILILAGVGAYFFFGHRQPRPTAAILRNDVPPGGNKATLTLANGATILLDSAANGVLAQQGGAKVLKTDSGQLAYHTTNEKPTEIFYNTLATPRGGQYQLMLPDGSKVWLNAASSIRYPTVFSGADRQVEITGEAYFEIAEDASKPFSVKVGSKEEVYVLGTRFNVNAYDDEPAVRTTLLEGAVKVSKDAATAVLKPGQQAELEPAGVMRLVPDPDIEQTMAWKNGLFTFNGTDINTIMRQISRWYDVDITFEGDIKEKFHLEISRNTNVSNVFRILETTGGVHFKINGKKIRVTP; this is translated from the coding sequence ATGGCCACTACAGACAGACTAACCTTTTTATTGGAGAAGATCAGGGCCTCCCAGGCCAGTGCGGAGGACGTGGAAGAATTGATAGGGCTGATCGATGCGGATGATACAGGTGTTATCGTCCGTAGCGTGAATGCTTTTCATGACGTGGAGGGCATGGCTCCGATGCCGTATGATATGGCGTATTGGAGGTCGGCGCTGCAGGAGGTGTTGGAAACGGGGAAGCGCCTGGAAGTGGAGGAAACGCCGGTGCGCCGGATGTCTTATCGCCGGTGGGTGGCAGTGGCGGCCAGCATCCTTATCCTTGCGGGCGTTGGGGCTTATTTCTTTTTTGGTCACAGACAACCCAGGCCCACGGCGGCGATCCTCAGGAATGATGTACCGCCGGGTGGCAACAAAGCGACACTGACACTGGCAAACGGCGCGACCATCCTTCTTGACAGCGCGGCAAACGGTGTACTGGCACAGCAGGGGGGCGCAAAAGTGCTCAAAACGGACAGTGGCCAATTGGCATACCACACGACAAATGAAAAACCGACGGAAATATTCTACAACACGCTGGCTACGCCCCGGGGAGGGCAGTACCAGCTGATGTTGCCCGACGGAAGCAAAGTATGGCTCAATGCAGCGTCCTCTATCCGGTACCCAACGGTGTTTTCAGGAGCGGATAGACAGGTGGAGATTACGGGAGAGGCTTATTTCGAGATCGCCGAAGATGCAAGCAAGCCCTTTAGCGTAAAGGTGGGTTCAAAAGAAGAGGTGTATGTTTTGGGGACCCGTTTCAATGTGAACGCCTACGATGATGAACCCGCCGTGCGGACCACGCTCCTTGAAGGCGCCGTAAAGGTATCGAAGGACGCTGCAACAGCCGTACTCAAACCCGGCCAGCAGGCCGAACTGGAGCCGGCGGGCGTTATGAGGCTCGTACCCGATCCGGACATTGAACAAACGATGGCGTGGAAGAACGGGTTATTTACTTTCAACGGGACCGATATAAATACCATCATGAGGCAAATCTCCCGGTGGTACGACGTGGACATAACCTTTGAAGGAGACATAAAGGAAAAATTTCACTTGGAGATCAGCCGGAATACCAATGTTTCCAACGTCTTCAGGATATTGGAAACGACGGGCGGCGTACATTTCAAAATCAACGGTAAAAAGATACGGGTCACCCCATAA
- the gap gene encoding type I glyceraldehyde-3-phosphate dehydrogenase, which yields MKVAINGFGRIGRMTLRALLDKKEVQVAAINDLSDKGLLTHLFKYDTSHGKFQGTVVQQDNTIVVDGHPIILLSEKDPEKLPWADLGIDVVIESTGRFTDRAKAQLHLDAGASRVLITAPATGGVKTIVSGVNNDWITEDDQILSTASCTTNCIAPLLYLLEKEYGIASGFMSTIHAFTMDQMLQDGPHKDFRRARAATQSIIPTTTGAARAIGDVLPILKGKLDGFSYRVPVIDGSIADMSINLVKKASAADINALFRDHASPVLEYTEEPLVSADILGNTHSSIVDGTLTRSIGNLVKVVAWYDNEVGISNRLAELAVELAGVTA from the coding sequence ATGAAAGTAGCCATCAATGGATTCGGCCGGATAGGCCGGATGACCCTGCGCGCCCTGTTGGATAAAAAGGAAGTACAGGTAGCCGCCATCAACGATCTCTCGGACAAAGGGCTCCTTACCCATCTTTTCAAATACGACACTTCCCACGGGAAATTCCAGGGGACAGTCGTTCAACAAGACAACACCATCGTTGTCGACGGACATCCGATCATCCTCCTGAGTGAAAAAGACCCCGAAAAACTGCCCTGGGCCGATCTGGGCATAGACGTCGTCATTGAATCTACCGGCCGGTTTACAGACAGGGCCAAAGCACAACTGCACCTGGATGCCGGCGCTTCGAGGGTGCTCATCACTGCCCCTGCTACCGGTGGCGTAAAGACGATCGTGTCCGGTGTCAACAATGATTGGATAACAGAGGACGACCAGATCCTGTCTACTGCTTCCTGCACGACGAACTGTATCGCTCCTCTTTTATACCTTTTGGAAAAAGAATACGGCATTGCCTCCGGCTTTATGAGCACCATCCACGCTTTTACCATGGACCAGATGCTCCAGGACGGCCCCCACAAGGATTTTAGAAGGGCCCGCGCCGCCACTCAGTCCATCATACCCACCACCACCGGCGCGGCGCGCGCCATCGGAGATGTATTGCCGATTTTGAAAGGTAAGCTGGACGGGTTCTCTTACCGGGTACCGGTGATCGACGGGTCCATAGCCGATATGTCCATTAACCTGGTCAAAAAGGCTTCCGCCGCGGACATCAATGCACTGTTCCGTGATCATGCTTCCCCGGTTTTGGAATATACCGAGGAGCCGCTTGTCTCTGCGGATATATTGGGGAATACACATTCGTCCATCGTCGACGGGACATTGACCCGCAGCATCGGTAACCTGGTAAAAGTCGTTGCCTGGTATGACAATGAAGTGGGCATATCCAACAGGTTGGCGGAATTAGCCGTGGAACTCGCGGGTGTGACGGCGTAG
- a CDS encoding SusC/RagA family TonB-linked outer membrane protein, protein MAALLWGHRAAAQHVSLSLKNVPLEKAFQEIKRQTGYTFAYTESMLKKANPVTVECKNVTLEQALTLCFGNQPFTYTIIEKTVVVKPKETHVADNAANLSPPGQIKGRIFGESAPLKGASVESRKTHKGISTDDLGNFELNGLPEGDTLVASFIGYQTMEVPTRQAVNGLMYISMKLAVNTLDELQIVAYGTTTQRYTVGSIATVSSQDIESQPVMNPLDALAGRVAGLQVISTSGAPGSMTMTQIRGQNTLPTLVNGYITQGTFNQPLYIIDGIPYAAQNNNVAGFLQSTSAGPSSVFFNNPYGGLSPLNSINPMDIESISVLKDADATAIYGSRGANGVILINTKKGKMGKTSLNVSINTGPTKAGTNVTMMNTQQYLQMRREALKNDGRAASLNNLDFDLLLFDSTKNTNWYKQLLGETAQHTDVHVGLSGGIGTVTYSVGAGYTKSGFNYPGNFSDQRYSLNSDVTIRSTNNKLTLDIVSGLSYDDNKNSSGIGTSGLINLPPNFPDMVDSKGNLVWYYQGYTLNELSGNKSNNYYAQLRQPFQSQDYMLNQSLRLNYSLFKGLSFETTAGYSRLESKGYSATPIAAQTPAYGTVYGTANFQNDTKESIDIEPQLRYNRTFGRAKLDVLAGGTYEKDITGAQYISGGNYTNDALLNSLSGASSFEIISSGLVDKYVAGFGRANLVWNSRYILNLTGNIDGSSLFGPGHRFGEFGSAGAGWIFTEEQWSKRTMPWLSFGKLTADYGITGSNNVTPYAYQPNWTAYGSLITYQGSMVYTPNNLYDPNFHWATKHDISGNLTLGFFNNWLLINVGSYLNWTGDQLLPSPLPAQAGFAAVTQNAPFTLQNSGWEVTITAGNTHLQGSDRNKFIWFAPSFNIARNYNKVTRVDPNSTYAAVYRKGFPGSAAPFVKYIGVDSATGLFDYLKADGKTVTNLPNQLSTYQYGGDANQMISLVPTVNFGFSDGFSWKGFSVNFHGLFVKQKGMSYLRGLYAFNGSLMSPGYPSSNMPALILGKEWRQPGDHATIQKFSSNLTSSGQVFQYSTGVITDASYLRFDNLAISYQVPARWMRKLGMTNCVINLTGHNLFTITPYKVGDPATQSIYNIPLQRVFSGGVNLTF, encoded by the coding sequence ATGGCGGCCCTCCTTTGGGGTCACCGCGCCGCGGCGCAGCATGTCAGCCTTTCTCTGAAAAATGTCCCACTCGAAAAGGCATTCCAGGAGATCAAAAGGCAAACCGGTTATACGTTTGCCTATACCGAGAGTATGCTCAAAAAGGCAAACCCGGTCACCGTCGAGTGTAAGAATGTCACCCTTGAACAGGCGCTTACACTCTGTTTCGGCAACCAGCCGTTTACGTACACCATTATCGAGAAGACGGTGGTGGTGAAGCCTAAAGAAACCCATGTAGCGGACAACGCCGCAAACCTTTCGCCGCCGGGGCAGATCAAAGGACGCATCTTTGGCGAAAGCGCCCCGCTGAAGGGCGCGTCGGTCGAAAGCCGGAAGACACATAAAGGAATCAGTACCGATGACCTGGGCAACTTCGAACTGAACGGCTTACCCGAAGGAGATACGCTGGTCGCCAGTTTCATAGGGTATCAGACGATGGAAGTCCCTACAAGACAGGCGGTCAATGGATTGATGTATATCAGCATGAAGTTGGCCGTCAACACGCTGGACGAGTTGCAGATCGTTGCCTATGGCACGACTACCCAGCGTTATACGGTCGGCTCGATCGCGACCGTGAGCTCCCAGGACATCGAGTCGCAACCGGTGATGAATCCGCTGGATGCGCTGGCCGGAAGGGTGGCCGGTTTGCAGGTGATCTCCACCAGCGGCGCCCCGGGCAGCATGACGATGACGCAGATCCGGGGCCAGAATACCCTGCCCACCCTGGTGAATGGGTATATCACCCAGGGTACCTTTAACCAGCCGCTCTATATCATCGATGGGATCCCGTACGCCGCCCAAAACAACAACGTGGCGGGCTTTTTGCAAAGCACGTCTGCGGGACCGAGTTCAGTGTTCTTCAATAATCCTTATGGTGGTCTCAGCCCCTTGAACAGCATCAACCCGATGGACATTGAAAGCATTTCGGTGTTAAAGGATGCCGATGCCACGGCCATCTACGGGTCAAGGGGCGCCAACGGCGTTATCCTGATCAATACCAAGAAAGGCAAAATGGGAAAAACGTCGCTCAACGTATCCATCAATACGGGCCCTACGAAAGCCGGGACCAATGTGACCATGATGAATACGCAGCAATACCTGCAAATGCGCAGGGAAGCGTTGAAAAACGACGGCCGGGCCGCATCCCTCAACAACCTGGATTTCGACCTGTTGCTGTTCGACAGCACCAAAAACACCAACTGGTATAAACAGCTCCTGGGAGAAACGGCACAGCATACGGATGTGCATGTCGGCCTGTCCGGCGGTATCGGCACCGTCACCTATAGTGTAGGGGCGGGGTACACCAAGTCCGGGTTTAATTACCCCGGCAACTTCTCCGACCAGCGGTACAGCCTCAACAGCGATGTGACGATCCGGTCGACCAACAACAAGCTGACCCTGGATATTGTCTCCGGGCTGAGCTATGACGATAACAAGAACAGCAGCGGTATCGGCACGTCCGGTTTGATCAACCTGCCGCCCAATTTCCCGGATATGGTCGATAGCAAGGGTAACCTGGTGTGGTATTACCAGGGCTATACACTTAATGAACTGTCGGGCAACAAAAGCAATAATTATTATGCGCAACTGCGGCAGCCGTTCCAGTCTCAGGATTATATGTTGAACCAGTCGTTGCGTTTGAATTATTCCTTGTTTAAAGGGCTCAGTTTCGAAACGACCGCCGGTTACAGCAGGTTGGAGTCGAAAGGGTACAGCGCGACACCGATTGCCGCCCAGACACCGGCCTACGGAACGGTATACGGGACCGCCAATTTCCAGAACGACACCAAAGAATCGATCGACATCGAACCACAGCTCAGGTACAACCGCACGTTTGGAAGGGCCAAGCTAGATGTGCTCGCGGGTGGCACCTATGAAAAAGATATCACCGGCGCGCAGTATATCAGTGGGGGTAATTATACCAATGACGCCTTATTGAATTCGCTGTCCGGCGCCTCTTCATTCGAGATTATATCGAGTGGTCTCGTGGATAAATATGTGGCCGGGTTTGGCCGCGCCAACCTGGTGTGGAACAGCCGTTATATCCTGAACCTGACCGGCAATATCGACGGGTCTTCTTTGTTCGGGCCCGGCCACCGCTTTGGTGAATTCGGTTCGGCGGGCGCGGGTTGGATCTTCACCGAAGAGCAATGGAGTAAAAGGACAATGCCCTGGCTGAGCTTTGGCAAGCTGACGGCCGACTACGGTATCACCGGGTCCAACAACGTAACGCCTTATGCATACCAACCCAACTGGACCGCGTATGGGTCGTTGATCACGTACCAGGGTTCGATGGTCTATACCCCCAATAACTTGTATGATCCCAACTTCCATTGGGCCACCAAGCACGACATTAGCGGTAATTTGACGCTGGGCTTTTTCAATAATTGGCTGTTGATAAACGTGGGCAGCTACCTGAATTGGACGGGCGACCAATTGTTGCCTTCACCCTTGCCTGCACAGGCCGGTTTTGCCGCCGTAACGCAAAATGCACCCTTTACCTTGCAGAACTCGGGTTGGGAAGTGACGATAACGGCTGGTAATACGCACCTACAGGGCAGCGACCGCAACAAGTTCATCTGGTTTGCACCCTCTTTCAATATCGCCCGGAATTATAACAAGGTCACCCGGGTCGACCCCAATTCCACGTATGCCGCCGTGTATCGCAAGGGGTTTCCGGGCTCCGCCGCCCCTTTTGTAAAATACATTGGCGTGGATTCGGCAACCGGGTTGTTCGACTACCTGAAAGCGGACGGCAAAACCGTTACCAACCTGCCCAACCAACTCTCCACGTATCAATACGGTGGTGATGCCAACCAGATGATCAGCCTGGTGCCTACGGTCAACTTCGGGTTCTCGGACGGTTTTTCCTGGAAAGGTTTTTCAGTGAACTTCCACGGGCTTTTCGTGAAACAAAAGGGAATGAGCTACCTCAGGGGCCTATATGCCTTTAACGGTTCCCTGATGAGCCCGGGCTATCCCTCCAGCAATATGCCGGCCCTCATATTGGGCAAAGAATGGCGGCAACCGGGCGACCATGCGACCATTCAGAAGTTTTCTTCCAACCTTACCTCATCGGGGCAGGTTTTTCAATACTCTACCGGGGTGATCACGGATGCTTCCTATCTACGCTTCGACAACCTTGCCATCAGCTACCAGGTACCTGCCCGGTGGATGCGCAAGCTGGGGATGACCAATTGCGTGATCAACCTGACGGGTCATAATTTGTTCACCATCACACCCTACAAAGTGGGTGACCCGGCCACGCAAAGCATTTACAATATTCCTCTCCAGCGGGTTTTCAGCGGTGGGGTTAACCTAACTTTTTAA